One window of the Trifolium pratense cultivar HEN17-A07 linkage group LG2, ARS_RC_1.1, whole genome shotgun sequence genome contains the following:
- the LOC123904980 gene encoding uncharacterized protein LOC123904980 has protein sequence MAIGTQTAIINAPEHLKCKLLADTFKDVALRWYMNLTRNSIESYADFHKKFVHQFAGSKHVKVTSTSLFSIRENHGKSLCSFLARFSEATIKVSNPNQEMFVAAFHNGLRAGHLNESLAQKPASSMQEVNKRAECYIKGEESNAEKRQRDAKEKEYEGRATRAPEHPRPKKGSHQGNTWQRHHGKPYHQPPRREFRNHPAEEGFTPLNTAKVYVLNEILASGLANLPPKRANNIPMGLNDNAWCAYHRCRGHSTEKCFRLRDLIEELIKSGHLRRFIDDAAQGRVVVPKIPRHEPRDTPGPSKEPPKERIAVNTIAGGFSGGGESSSARKRYVRRAISEIYLVRQPQPLDVPDLAFTARDGLEVAPHDDDPLVIQVQILNCDVKRVLIDSGSSADIMYWEAFKAMQLAEEQLQPYAGALVGFSGEQVDVMGYASLLTTFGEGSNAKTIKVRYLVVKTPFTSYNIIIGRPAFNTLGAAMSTLYLAIKYPLDNGGVGTVRGDQILAKKCYESSLKIRHRASNTNGASERRQATVPGGINIIENSDMDPREEFQDRRVSPIEDLEQVQIGDHPHQTTSLGTSLPNEERRRIIKILKDNADLFAWKPSDMSGIDEGVITHKLSISPNTKPVSQRKRKVGEERRAAIAEEVEKLKEAGFIEEIKYPSWLANVVMVKKANGKWRMCVDFTDLNKACPKDPYPLPNIDRLIDGASGCKMLSFMDAYSGYNQIKMNPIDACHTAFMSNTCNYFYNVMPFGLKNAGATYQRLMDRVFSEQIGKNLEVYIDDMVVKTPEGNHHDEDLLDILGSVRKYNMRLNPAKCSFGVQAGKFLGFMLTNREIEANPEKCQAIIDMRSPTSVKEVQTLTGRIAALSRFLSCAGEKGFHFFASLRKNERFSWTPECEEAFIQLKEFLASPPILTRPLPGNILYLYLAVSDRALSSALVQEVEGEEKPIYFVSRTLRGAETRYQRIERLSLAVVVTARKLRQYFQSHKIVVRTDYPIKNVLRKPDLAGRMVAWSVELSEFDITFSPRGAIKSQRLADFVLEMSTPPTTEKAAAWTLSVDGASNVRGSGAGVVLEGPDGVMIEQSLRFAFKASNNQAEYEALIAGMKLAKDMEVKELKAMSDSQLVTNQVSGKFQTKEPQLIKYVEGVQNLAKHFDSFELVYVPREQNMRADLLSKLASTKKPGSHRTVIQETIKTPSIGGEDLMMVIEEEDWRSPIIRYLQKDELPKEREIAFKLKKTAAWYSMVGDRLYKRGFASPLLLCVSKEEAKHIMSEVHEGSCGSHIGSRALAGKILRAGFYWPDIHDDTAMCRGKSSKSKNDKRRYVKTIRESMKKKLKGE, from the exons ATGGCAATTGGAACACAAActgccataatcaatgctccaGAACACCTAAAATGTAAACTACTAGCCGACACCTTCAAAGATGTAGCCTTGCGTTGGTATATGAACCTTACAAGAAATTCAATAGAAAGCTACGCGgattttcacaaaaaattcGTTCACCAGTTCGCCggatcgaaacacgtgaaagtcacGTCAACTAGCCTATTCTCCATTCGCGAAAACCACGGCAAATCATTGTGTAGTTTTCTAGCCAGATTCAGCGAGGCCACCATCAAggtctcaaatccaaaccaggAGATGTTCGTGGCGGCCTTCCATAATGGGCTAAGAGCAGGACATTTGAACGAATCCCTAGCCCAAAAACCAGCCTCATCAATGCAGGAGGTAAACAAAAGAGCGGAGTGTTACATAAAGGGCGAAGAAAGCaacgccgagaaaaggcaaagagacgCCAAGGAGAAGGAATATGAAGGCCGTGCTACTAGAGCCCCAGAACACCCGCGACCAAAAAAGGGAAGCCATCAAGGAAACACATGGCAAAGGCACCATGGTAAGCCATACCATCAACCACCAaggagagagttcaggaatcaCCCCGCCGAGGAAGGGTTTACGCCATTAAACACTGCAAAAGTGTACGTGTTAAACGAAATTCTGGCCAGTGGCTTGGCAAATCTCCCCCCAAAAAGAGCCAACAATATTCCCATGGGACTCAACGACAATGCCTGGTGTGCCTACCATAGGTGCAGAGGTCATTCTACGGAAAAGTGCTTCCGCCTAAGAGATTTGATCGAAGAACTGATTAAAAGCGGACACCTCCGAAGGTTCATTGACGATGCAGCGCAAGGCCGAGTCGTCGTGCCAAAAATCCCCAGGCATGAGCCACGAGATACTCCGGGACCAAGTAAAGAACCTCCAAAGGAGAGGATCGCTGTTAATACAATAGCGGGGGGATTCTCAGGAGGAGGGGAGtcaagctcagcaaggaaaagATACGTGCGTCGAGCCATCTCAGAGATATATCTCGTGAGACAACCCCAACCACTCGACGTCCCGGATTTGGCATTTACGGCAAGGGATGGCCTGGAGGTAGCGCCCCATGACGATGACCCTTTAGTAATACAAGTCCAAATCCTGAACTGCGATGTAAAGAGAGTACTAATTGATTCAGGGAGCTCAGCAGACATcatgtactgggaagctttcaaggccatgcaattagcgGAAGAACAATTGCAGCCTTACGCAGGAGCTCTAGTTGGGTTTTCCGGAGAACAGGTAGATGTGATGGGTTACGCCTCCCTACTCACTACCTTCGGGGAGGGAAGTAACGCCAAGACTATCAAAGTGCGATATTTGGTAGTCAAAACTCCGTTCACCTCCTACAACATTATCATAGGAAGACCTGCTTTCAACACCttaggggcggccatgtccactctgtACCTAGCAATTAAATACCCTCTAGATAACGGAGGAGTGGGAACAGTTAGAGGCGATCAGATCCTCGCCAAAAAATGTTACGAGTCCAGCTTAAAGATACGGCATCGAGCATCCAATACGAATGGAGCGTCCGAAAGAAGACAAGCCACAGTTCCAGGTGGCATAAACATCATAGAAAATTCAGACATGGATCCAAGAGAAGAATTTCAAGACAGAAGGGTgagccctatagaagacctggagcagGTTCAAATCGGCGATCACCCGCACCAAACAACCAGTTTAGGAACGTCGTTGCCTAatgaggagagaagaagaatcATCAAAATATTGAAGGACAACGCTGACCTATTTGCATGGAAACCCTCAGATATGTCAGGAATAGATgaaggggtgataacacataaactATCAATATCACCCAACACAAAACCTGTCTcccagagaaaaagaaaagttgggGAGGAAAGGCGAGCTGCAATAGCAGAGGAAGTGGAGAAACTAAAAGAGGCGGGATTCATTGAAGAGATAAAATATCCCTCTTGGTTGGCTAAcgtcgtcatggtgaaaaaaGCCAAcggaaagtggaggatgtgcGTGGATTTTACGGATCTAAATAAGGCATGCCCCAAAGACCCATATCCTTTGCCCAACATAGACAGGTTGATTGATGGTGCTTCAGGATGCAAAATGTTGAGTTTTATGGACGCCTACTCAGGgtataatcaaataaagatgaaccctATAGATGCCTGTCATACAGCCTTCATGTCGAATACCtgtaattatttttacaacgtTATGCCTTTCGGGTTGAAGAACGcaggagcaacataccaaaggttaATGGACAGGGTTTTTTCCGAGCAAATAGGAAAGAACTTAGAGGTATACATTGACGATATGGTAGTAAAAACTCCCGAAGGAAATCACCATGACGAAGACCTTTTAGACATCCtgggatcagtaagaaagtacaacatgagattAAACCCAGCGAAATGTTCCTTCGGGGTGCAAGCAGGAAAATTCCTAGGTTTCATGCTCACCAACAGAGAAATAGAAGCCAATCCAGAAAAATGTCAAGCTATCATAGACATGAGAAGTCCTACATCTGTGAAAGAGGTCCAAACTTTGACGGGCAGAATAGCGGCATTATCCAGATTCTTATCATGCGCGGGCGAAAAGGGTTTTCACTTCTTCGCATCCCTTAGGAAGAATGAAAGATTCTCCTGGACGCCCGAATGCGAAGAAGCCTTCATACAACTAAAGGAATTTTTGGCATCGCCGCCCATCTTGACgcgcccattaccaggtaatATCCTCTACCTTTATCTCGCAGTTTCTGACAGAGCCTTAAGCTCAGCTCTGGTTCAGGAAGTGGAGGGCGAAGAAAagcctatatattttgtaagtagaacccTTAGAGGAGCAGAAACAAGATACCAGAGgatagagaggttatctcttGCGGTGGTTGTCACAGCTAGAAAATTAAGACAATACTTTCAAAGCCACAAGATAGTTGTTAgaacagattaccctatcaagaacgtcctcAGAAAGCCAGACCTAGCAGGAAGGATGGTAGCATGGTCCGTGGAATTATCAGAATTTGATATCACTTTCTCGCCTAGAGGGGCCATCAAATCGCAAAGGCTGGCTGACTTTGTATTAGAAATGTCTACCCCGCCAACAACTGAGAAAGCTGCGGCGTGGACCCTCTCAGTAGACGGAGCCTCCAACGTACGGGGAAGTGGAGCCGGAGTAGTGCTGGAAGGACCAGATGGCGTGATGATAGAGCAATCAttacgtttcgccttcaaagccAGCAATAACCAGGCTGAGTACGAAGCcttgatagcaggaatgaagttaGCAAAAGACATGGAAGTGAAGGAGTTAAaagccatgagtgattcccaactggtaaccaaccaagtgTCAGGAAAGTTTCAGACGAAGGAACcacagttaatcaaatacgtaGAGGGAGTGCAAAATCTAGCTAAACACTTCGACTCGTTCGAATTAGTTTATGTCCCTCGCGAgcaaaacatgagagcagatctattgtcaaaaCTAGCGAGCACAAAGAAACCAGGGagccatagaaccgttatccaagaaacGATCAAAACTCCCAGCATCGGTGGAGAAGATTTAATGATGGTGATAGAGGAAGAAGATTGGAGATCGCCCATTATACGatacctccaaaaggatgaaCTCCCAAAAGAAAGGGAAATAGCTTTCAAATTGAAGAAGACGGCGGCATGGTACTCTATGGTAGGGGATAGGCTATACAAAAGGGGATTTGCATCCCCCCTCCTCTTATGCGTCAGCAAGGAAGAAGCAAAGCATATTATGTCTGAAGTGCATGAGGGCTCATGTGGCAGCCATATCGGTTCAAGGGCTTTGGCAGGAAAAATATTAAGGGCAGGTTTTTACTGGCCGGATATACACGATGACACCGCCAT GTGTAGAGGTAAAAGTTCCAAAAGCAAGAATGATAAGAGGCGTTATGTCAAAACAATCCGCGAAAGTATGAAGAAAAAACTTAAGGGCGAATGA